One segment of Streptomyces sp. YIM 121038 DNA contains the following:
- a CDS encoding IclR family transcriptional regulator C-terminal domain-containing protein: protein MAGVTEHLDQHQILLDLQEALGGIVVFYSLAPVGARRVATDYAKGDYNPNDFGMTAFDMFTVGCSLRTGASGRALLAYVPEDIREIALAEPIPATAGPGAMDNEELLASIEGIRACGYAIGRQECLPGWNSVAVPALWGNTALGVVLWLRPADEGPGDVTDYVEDVRKAAELISFAATAGGRNPGPSA from the coding sequence ATGGCCGGTGTAACCGAGCACCTCGACCAGCACCAGATCCTCCTTGACCTCCAGGAGGCTCTTGGCGGGATCGTGGTCTTCTACTCCCTGGCCCCGGTCGGCGCCCGGCGCGTCGCCACCGACTACGCCAAGGGGGACTACAACCCCAACGACTTCGGCATGACCGCCTTCGACATGTTCACGGTCGGATGCTCGCTCCGAACCGGAGCCTCCGGCCGCGCTCTGCTCGCCTACGTGCCGGAGGACATCCGCGAGATAGCCCTCGCTGAACCCATTCCCGCGACGGCCGGCCCCGGTGCGATGGACAACGAGGAGTTGTTGGCGAGCATTGAGGGGATCCGCGCGTGCGGATACGCCATCGGGCGGCAGGAATGCCTCCCCGGCTGGAACTCCGTTGCCGTTCCCGCCCTCTGGGGCAACACGGCGCTCGGCGTCGTCCTCTGGCTCCGGCCCGCGGACGAAGGCCCCGGCGACGTCACCGACTACGTGGAAGACGTACGCAAGGCGGCCGAACTCATCAGCTTCGCGGCCACCGCAGGCGGCCGGAACCCTGGCCCTTCGGCGTAG
- a CDS encoding DNA-processing protein DprA gives MWERWGDERAAMVVLLRRARTERQERETVARVVEVGSASQLLGEEQPSLFGGAAQDELPAARAELEHWASQSIGVYTLTEPDYPQQLSSAFDAPGLVFTRGVLRSEDAGVAVVGSRSASSGALADAEALARGLVARGLSVVSGLAAGIDTAATEAALDAGGRAVGVIGTGVYHAYPPDNLGLHRRVVASGLVLSPFWPDTPPSKTTFPRRNGTMSAYCRATVIVAAGPRSGTRIQARKAVEHGRPVILLRSVLKGRDWAHELQGCPDVHVADGVDEALAVLDEIVRRPAEMDRLLRDIVGLP, from the coding sequence ATGTGGGAGCGCTGGGGCGATGAGCGGGCGGCGATGGTGGTGCTGCTCCGGCGCGCTCGCACGGAGCGGCAGGAGCGCGAGACCGTGGCGCGGGTCGTGGAGGTCGGTAGCGCTTCGCAGCTGCTCGGCGAGGAGCAGCCGTCCCTCTTCGGCGGTGCTGCGCAGGACGAGTTGCCTGCGGCCCGTGCGGAGTTGGAGCACTGGGCGAGTCAGAGCATTGGCGTGTACACGCTGACCGAGCCGGATTATCCGCAGCAGCTGAGCAGCGCCTTCGACGCTCCCGGATTGGTCTTCACCCGCGGAGTCCTGCGCTCTGAGGATGCGGGCGTCGCTGTCGTCGGCTCGCGCAGTGCTTCCTCGGGAGCCCTGGCCGATGCGGAGGCCCTCGCTCGCGGCCTCGTCGCGCGTGGACTGAGCGTGGTGTCAGGGTTGGCGGCGGGCATCGACACGGCGGCGACGGAGGCTGCGCTGGACGCGGGTGGACGTGCGGTCGGTGTGATCGGCACGGGCGTATACCACGCTTATCCGCCGGATAACCTCGGCCTGCACCGCCGGGTGGTGGCGTCGGGCTTGGTGCTGTCCCCGTTCTGGCCGGACACCCCACCGTCGAAGACGACCTTCCCTCGTCGGAACGGCACGATGTCGGCGTACTGCCGGGCCACGGTGATCGTGGCGGCGGGGCCACGCAGCGGTACGCGTATCCAGGCCCGCAAGGCCGTTGAGCACGGCCGCCCGGTGATCTTGCTGCGTTCGGTTCTCAAGGGCAGGGACTGGGCCCATGAGCTGCAAGGCTGCCCCGATGTACATGTCGCCGACGGTGTCGATGAGGCTCTAGCGGTGCTGGATGAGATCGTGCGTCGCCCGGCGGAGATGGACCGGCTCCTGCGGGACATCGTCGGCCTGCCGTGA